The proteins below come from a single Eucalyptus grandis isolate ANBG69807.140 chromosome 3, ASM1654582v1, whole genome shotgun sequence genomic window:
- the LOC104437961 gene encoding auxin-responsive protein SAUR76, whose product MGRGGNKLTKLKSVLKKLNSFGHHNKHQAINSTPSFASSTSNNSDTDDSSSSSSADLRPVYVGQSRRRYLVNSAVVRHPLFRELAARSGNSAPLSEDGDSSSLNIACEVVLFEHLLWMLENAESRPEPLDELVEFYAY is encoded by the coding sequence ATGGGAAGAGGTGGCAACAAGCTTACCAAACTCAAGTCTGTCCTCAAGAAGCTCAACTCCTTTGGCCACCATAACAAGCACCAGGCCATCAACTCAACTCCCTCGTTCGCCTCGTCCACTTCAAACAATTCCGACACCGACgactcttcctcctcctcctccgccgacCTCCGCCCCGTCTACGTCGGCCAGTCGCGGCGGCGGTACCTCGTGAACTCTGCTGTCGTCCGCCATCCTCTGTTCCGTGAGCTCGCCGCACGTTCTGGTAACAGTGCGCCCTTGTCCGAGGACGGCGACTCCTCGTCCCTCAACATCGCGTGCGAGGTGGTCTTGTTCGAGCACTTGCTGTGGATGCTCGAGAACGCGGAGTCGAGGCCCGAGCCACTGGATGAGTTGGTCGAGTTCTATGCTTACTGA